The genomic stretch TCAGCGCGGGGAGGGGCCGGGACGGGGCCGGGGGTGCTCCTCCAGGGGACCGAGACACCCCCGGGCTGAGCCACAGGCCCCGCCGCTCCTCCTTCCCTCCGCAGGGAATTTATCGAGAAGCACTATGTGACCCTGAAGAAGGCAAATCCCAACTTCCCCATCCTGATCCGCGAGTGCTCCGGTATCCAGCCCAAGCTCTGGGCTCGCTACGGTGAGTAGGGGGTGCCCGCCGGAAAACACCATGGAATTCTCATggaatggttggggttggagGGGACTTTAGGGACCCTGAGTGTTTATGGGAAGGATCAGAAAGAGCTCAGCAGGGGCTTTCCAGCCTCTGATGCGACCTCACACCACCACTACCTTCACTACACAAAACTGgggttgtttttcctttattttcactgCCTTCCCAGTGAAACAAGGCAGCACAAAAGCCCCTCTGGGGGCTGGAATCCTGGAAGGGATTTGTTTTCCTcaatttgggctggaaaagattAATTTAGAAGCTTTTGAAATGATGCAGTGAGTCTGAAGGAACAGTTTTCAGTCTGCTTTCCTGAGGGGAGCACCTTGCTGGGATGAGGCTGGCAGCCAGGGTTGCTCTTGGATGTGTCTCTGCCCAGCCAGAGCTAGAAAAAGGAGACTGGGAAAGGTGGTGAGCTGCTTTGAGttcttcccaagggaaaggaggagaatAAGAAGGTGAAAATGATAACTTGGGCACACGGAGGGACACTGGGACATGGTGAGTGGGGAGGGGTGGTGATGGgaggctgtgacatcagtgcccTTGCACCAGGAAAGGTGCACCCTGCCCCCTCTCACCCTGTCTGTTTCCCCACAGAGTTTGGGAAGGAGAAGAGCATCCCACTGAACAACCTCACTGTGGATGAAGTGGGCAAAGCCCTGCAGAGCCTTGTGAAAAGCCCTGCGTAACGACAGACGGGAAATACACACGTGCTGGAGACTTGACTGATAATCTTTAATGTCAAAGGTGTATCTTTAATTTATCAATTCATAAATACAGTGTGTTTACCTTGAGCTTGGTGGTGGCTGAGAGCCCAAGGGATGGCTGATGCAGCCATCacccctgcctggcacaggacagtctgcctgggctgcagctcagctctgcccctgctccaggctctggggGCACCTCCCCTGTGCAGCCAGCACTGGGCACATcagagccctgagcagcctTGGGAAGCTGCCACGACTTGAACAGACAGTTTATTCCCCCTGGGAATGCAGGGAAGGAGCGAGGCCTAGGAGAAGGCAGCCAGTGTGGCCTGGCAGGCACTGGGGGCTCCTGACCTGACCACATCCAGCAGTGCCTGTGCccgctcctgcagctctggggtgctctggtgctgctccagggcctGGTGCCCACCTTGCCTGGTGAAatcagcagcagcctgtgtgAGAGGAGAGGGTGAGAGCTGGCTGGGTGCTACACTTGATCATCTCTGCCCAAGCCACCACATCCCAGGGAATGGGGTGAGGGAATtccccagagccctcccagaCACTGCATTCCTGCTCCAGGTAAATCCAACCATGCTGGTGGTTGGTTGGGAAGGactttaaagcccatctcattcccaccccctgccacaggcagggacaccttccaccacgtgctccaagcctcatcctgcctggccttgaacatccagggatccaggggcagccacagctcctctgggcaccctgtgccaggacctccccaccctcacagaggAGAATTCACTCCTGTGATCTGCAGCAAGTGAAGCAACCTCAGCAGGATCAAAAGAAAACTTGGGGTAGAAACAGCCTGCCCAAACACCAGTCCTTGCCAGTAAGAAAGGAACTGTCTGCAGACACAGGAAGGGCTTCCACCCTCTGCATCAGTGTCCCTTTGGATGGGGGcctgggtgctgtggggtgcaAGGGAGTGGGGCAGTGCTGTTCAAATTACAGTACCATCCCCCTCCACAATAACAATAACCCCCACAATAATCATTCCCCATCCCCTTTCCAATGCTGTGCCCTGAGCCCTCACCTCTGGGCAGTGCAGGAACAGGaggtgcagcagctccaggcactgcCCCACGGCCTCGGGGTCGGGCAGggtgaggaggggcaggagctggggcaggaggggctgctggagcagctgctggcacaggaacaATCCCTTCTCTGCCATGTTGCACAGCACAGTCAGCacctgtgggagggagagggagcgAGCAGCGAGTGCTCCATGGGCAGGTTCCTGACAGGCTTGGGAGGCTCCCAACCACTCCCCCTGCcatggaattgtggaatggtttggattagaagggaccttaaagctcgtCCAGTCtgacccctgccatggccagggacaccttccactatcccagggtgctccaagccctgtcccttctctgggcaacctgtgccagggcctcaccaccctaaCAGAAGacttcttcccaatatcccatctaaccctgccctctgtcagtggGAAACCATTCCCTGTTGTCTTGTCACTCATCCCCTTgcccaaagtccctctccacctttttttcttgtcctgCCAGGCGCTTGCCCACAGCCAAGTGCCCACCAAACCACTGGATTTGGAATGTTTCCTGCACACCTACCCCAAGGCATTGTtcatccctgtgccaggcagacCCAGCCTTGCCACCCACACCCCTGGCAGCATCCCCAGTCTCCTAAAGCTTTGGGGTCTTTCAAAGGAAAGTGGCAGGAGCCTTCCCAGgcctgctccaggggctggcCCCAAGTTAACATCTCCCTTGGGACACTTTTGTGCTCGGACAAGGCTCTGCCAAGGGTAAATACAGCTGGAGTGGCTCTGGGGGAGGTAGCTGGTGACTGCCACCACATGGGAGCTTCTGCccagctgtcactgctgcccCATCCACCCTCCAACTCCAGCACTGTCAGTGTGGGATTCATGTTCTGAATCCAGCACTCCCCACCATTCCCAATG from Poecile atricapillus isolate bPoeAtr1 chromosome 13, bPoeAtr1.hap1, whole genome shotgun sequence encodes the following:
- the NDUFA2 gene encoding NADH dehydrogenase [ubiquinone] 1 alpha subcomplex subunit 2 — its product is MAAAAVKSIGGGLGQGLRELRIHLCQRSAGSRGVREFIEKHYVTLKKANPNFPILIRECSGIQPKLWARYEFGKEKSIPLNNLTVDEVGKALQSLVKSPA